The Shewanella pealeana ATCC 700345 genome contains the following window.
TTGCCAGCTATCTTCAGAAATCATATTTCAATCACTTACGTAGGATTCCAATAATTTACATAACACCTGCATCAGGTGCGGGAAATGCTTGTCTAAAACTAGCATAGAATGAGTATCAGACAAGTGTTGAACGTCACTATTTATGCTCATGTTAGAGCGCTACTTCGCAATCCTTTCAGCCCATAATGTATTTAGCTTTTCTTGCTCTGATTCAAATACTTTTTGCGGAATTAAAGGCGTGTTAGACGTAACAACATTATATTCCGCAAATAATGACAATAAGTTAGGGAACGCCAATTTTGAAGTCCCAAGTTGTTGATCGATACTTGTAAGCTTTGACGTTGCGTTACCAAAACTAATAGCTTTATCAATACCATTCCATAAAGGGAAAAACATCAAAAACAAAAGAGCTAATCTAGGTAAAGAATAGTTGGCATCAGTTGAAGTAACAGATAAACCTGTGACAATTAAAGCAATAATTAACACGGCTAAAAGGATTGAATTTCTAATAGTTCTTTGTTTACAAGCTTGATATAAGTGCTGCGACCAAAAACAGCTTTCTTGAATTATTTCTACCAACCTTACCTCTGGTGCAGAGTCACTTGTAGCGTAATAATTACTATTTTCAAACTTATCAGCTTTTTTGAATTCATCGATTGTTACTTTACTTTTTAAGTAAGCTAAGTCGACAGACATATCTGCCCCATAGGACTTTTGAATGATATTCAACCTAATTAGTTCTTGACCAAGTGATTTTTTGTTATTTGTAGTTTTTGATAGAAGCCACGCAGAAAACTCTGAAACTATTGCTGTTAAAGCAACAATATACAACAAGTTCCCAACCAGAAATATTGACGATGCAGCGCATATAAAGGTTACTAAATGCAGCAAGTTTTCGTATTTTGAATACATCTTTGCATTATCTAATACAGCACTTGATAAACTTTGAATACTAGCCATAAGATGGAAACCTATCTCCAAATAATTTGCCGAATTTCTCAATCGACTCTTTGTCGTTGTTATTGTAGTGAGCAGACCAAGCATCACGGCTTTTGCCCAATGCAGCTTCAATTCGATTGCTCGCTTCTAGCCTATCAGAATCACTCAGATAATCATCAACATAACCGTCGAGTCCAGATGGTGATGGGATGTAGCTTTGTATTTTTGTATGCATGTGCTCAAAAAACTTAAATACATGCCACGCATAATCGCTATAAAAATTCTCATAGCTTAATGCCATAACTTCGATATGAAAGGATGATAAATATGAAGAATGTTTTCTGTTCCATTCTTTGATCATTTTAATCAGATGAATTTTTTGTGCAGACGCTTTCTTCATGTTGTTGATATGAATTTTTGGTCTTGTTTCAATCCATGAGTTGTTATTCGCATTTGGTATTTTGTAGCAATAGAAGCTTCCGTCATCGGAAACTCTGTATGCAGGAACGATATCTACATTAGGCCAGGTTTTAAAATACAACGTCACTGCTTGGCCATTTTTTTTAGCCATACGAGTGTTATATTCGCTTAATTTATCACGTACTGATTGTAAGAATTCCGTTGGTGACTTATTTTCAGCATGCGCTCCATAATGAAGGACTAACATTACATCCGCATCTGCAAATCCGCTCAAAGATGTCCCACTAACCAAAGAACCTAAGGGAAAAGCTTCTAATATATTAAACTCTTTACCCAACAGGTTGACTATAGATTTACATCGAGACTCTGCAATATCTGCCTGATTGCCTGTAATTGATATCCTTTCGATGAATTTATCGAATGAAACAGCGATTGTGTATGGCACCTGAACTCCTTTTGCGCTCTAACGCCTTAATAACGAACAAAAAACAGCCAGCTTTTTTCTTATTAATTAGCTTGTTAGGCATATGATTACATTTTACCTGTAATATCCAGCCCATCTTCAGTGACTCTGCTTGAAGACATTTTTATATCAATTACGGTTCCGTCATCTCTCGTAACAGTTATATCAAACTGCCCAGATTTAAGGTGAGAAAAGACCAAGGAACAAACGCCTAAAAAATTTGATATGTTGGCTTCCGAATCAATATGAATACATTTTTCATTATCAGGAAAGTGTAATCTGATAAATTTTGTTTCAAGTTCTCTGTTAAGTGCTACTACGTCATCTAGTTCTGCGTTGTAGCTTTCAAATTTAATTGTACCGATGGGAATCTCCTATATGCCTAACATTTGTATAGTGCGCATGCTTACGTATTTGGCAAAACGCGCATGCACATTTAACAAACCTATTATTTAAGCTTTGCTAAATAAAAGTCATTGATTTATAAGCACTCTATCAGAATGGCGTCGGATAAACGAGCATGAAAATTTGCAAAGGAAGCATTGATATTGAGGTTGAACATAAAGGGCGGAGCGAATTAGAGACAGATAATTAACTAGCTTGATAGCCATTACTCCGAATCAACAGAATAATGCTTGTCTAACCAAGTGTAGATACGGCTGCGGGCTTCGGTTTCAGGGATGAAACCGCAGAGCGTATAGGGACATATTCACAGCGTCCCGCAGAAGTATCTGCACATACCCCGCTGGAGGCGATTGATAACTGTGAAGCTAAAATGCAC
Protein-coding sequences here:
- a CDS encoding nucleotidyltransferase domain-containing protein — translated: MPYTIAVSFDKFIERISITGNQADIAESRCKSIVNLLGKEFNILEAFPLGSLVSGTSLSGFADADVMLVLHYGAHAENKSPTEFLQSVRDKLSEYNTRMAKKNGQAVTLYFKTWPNVDIVPAYRVSDDGSFYCYKIPNANNNSWIETRPKIHINNMKKASAQKIHLIKMIKEWNRKHSSYLSSFHIEVMALSYENFYSDYAWHVFKFFEHMHTKIQSYIPSPSGLDGYVDDYLSDSDRLEASNRIEAALGKSRDAWSAHYNNNDKESIEKFGKLFGDRFPSYG